One part of the Tepidisphaeraceae bacterium genome encodes these proteins:
- a CDS encoding class I SAM-dependent methyltransferase, producing the protein MSTTRDIAIRHGWLFADEQPRFARLTFPHAGDANCVHVNNCAVRDAVLNDVLIGRATAVANPCFLGGDTDVVIAETDRYGLPLRTVLSLNTGLMRSDPYYSDDYLRTFYTQHYRNLYRPVRFSQPWFLTEQIKHGQRLFERHRANLPRNARVLDVGCGMGGTLVAFKFDGCATVGCDWGDEFTGRGRAIGLDVRTGGFETLANEEPFDLIILSHVLEHTADPVGFCRSLRGLLATDGILHIELPGILNIRSGYDGDLLTYLQNAHLWHFTQATLNATLCQAGLQMVQADETITCVARRGAVSRNIDGNEGARVLAELDRLEQAMTAKVAA; encoded by the coding sequence ATGAGCACGACCCGCGACATCGCGATTCGACACGGCTGGCTGTTCGCTGATGAGCAGCCGCGCTTCGCCCGGTTGACGTTCCCGCACGCTGGTGATGCCAACTGCGTCCACGTCAACAACTGCGCTGTTCGCGATGCGGTGTTGAACGACGTGCTGATCGGCCGGGCGACGGCTGTCGCGAACCCGTGCTTCCTGGGGGGTGACACCGACGTCGTCATCGCCGAGACCGATCGCTATGGCCTGCCACTGCGCACGGTGCTATCGCTCAACACCGGCCTGATGCGCAGCGACCCGTACTACAGCGACGACTACCTGCGCACGTTCTACACGCAGCACTACCGCAACCTGTACCGCCCCGTGCGATTCTCGCAGCCGTGGTTTCTCACCGAACAGATTAAGCATGGCCAGCGTCTCTTCGAACGTCACCGTGCCAACCTACCGCGCAACGCGCGCGTGCTGGACGTCGGCTGCGGCATGGGCGGCACACTGGTCGCATTCAAGTTCGACGGCTGTGCAACGGTTGGCTGCGACTGGGGCGACGAGTTCACCGGCCGGGGCCGTGCGATTGGCCTCGACGTCCGCACCGGTGGCTTCGAGACGCTGGCGAACGAGGAGCCGTTCGATCTGATCATCCTCTCGCACGTGCTCGAACACACCGCCGACCCGGTCGGCTTTTGCCGATCGCTGCGCGGCCTGCTGGCGACCGACGGCATCCTGCACATCGAGCTGCCCGGCATCCTCAACATTCGTAGTGGTTACGACGGTGATCTGCTGACCTATCTGCAGAACGCGCACTTGTGGCACTTCACCCAGGCCACGCTGAACGCCACGCTCTGCCAGGCGGGCCTGCAAATGGTGCAGGCGGACGAGACGATCACCTGCGTTGCGCGCCGCGGTGCGGTCTCGCGCAACATCGACGGTAATGAGGGCGCTCGCGTGTTGGCGGAGCTAGACCGGCTCGAACAGGCCATGACGGCCAAGGTGGCGGCGTGA
- a CDS encoding glycosyltransferase, producing the protein MSNPNQPQPWTPLAMLRPQYAANIEALRLRDGNLADAIDAAAPAEPYFLTTAGNQVLLGRAVDNALQPLPNPVPPVAAAQVVAKLFPTGECTEPVTVAGIDQGWIWDALHKLECKSALPMHRPPMYFLCHDVTRLWAALHFQNWTDLLADPRVMIFAGRDAAARYRDTLTADPRLPLPRLSLTVEPAIWQSGNAALASADTIYNGVLREWDATLKRTLAKLQSIYPGNTTTDIAGRIAKGEKLRVLGITSRYTTFLQHSMRDWLSSFRALGHETKLVIEAADFHTNNNVVYLGDVAAFRPDLIVIIDHYRAEYAGLPAGVPVAMWVQDRLPNIFNPAAGAAQGPLDFCLGFGRLHLSQNHGYPADRFLPAPIGVNEHRFSTAAISDAERARFACDASFVSHHSTPAETLLAKQLEQIAQPESKRLMTEVFECMRAHYEGGGDVLVDAAIRRIINETATSLGLSVPASQLPTIEHFFSQPIANALFRHTSLKWVADSGVNLHLYGRGWENHPYFKRFARGVADNASQLASIYGASTINLQITPFGAVHQRLLDGLAGGAFFLARYSQGDAVGAHYVALWNACVARNITNDAQLSRETATDADLATLVQNVLSFEGSDFATCGFKLYDVTAAHADSDFMVAAGSIWPEYGDIAFRSSADCAEKLSRYLNDDAERLRVARSMRATMINRASYTNTSRRLLNLMAERLPQAIDGNITTKAVA; encoded by the coding sequence ATGTCGAATCCGAACCAGCCGCAACCGTGGACGCCCCTGGCGATGCTTCGCCCGCAGTACGCTGCGAACATCGAGGCGCTGCGGTTGCGCGACGGCAACCTCGCCGACGCCATCGACGCCGCCGCGCCGGCTGAGCCCTACTTTTTGACCACCGCCGGCAACCAGGTGCTGCTGGGCCGGGCGGTCGACAACGCGCTGCAACCCCTGCCCAATCCCGTGCCGCCCGTCGCAGCGGCCCAGGTGGTGGCCAAGCTGTTTCCGACCGGTGAATGCACCGAACCGGTGACCGTAGCCGGCATCGACCAGGGCTGGATCTGGGACGCGCTGCACAAGTTGGAATGCAAGAGCGCCCTGCCGATGCATCGCCCGCCGATGTATTTTTTGTGTCACGACGTGACGCGTCTTTGGGCGGCGTTGCACTTTCAAAACTGGACCGATCTGCTGGCCGACCCGCGCGTGATGATCTTCGCCGGCCGCGACGCTGCCGCGCGGTATCGCGACACGCTGACCGCCGACCCTCGTCTACCATTGCCCCGGCTGTCGCTTACGGTCGAGCCGGCGATCTGGCAGAGCGGCAACGCTGCGCTGGCCAGTGCCGACACCATCTACAACGGTGTGCTGCGCGAGTGGGACGCGACGCTGAAGCGCACACTTGCGAAGCTGCAAAGCATTTATCCGGGCAACACGACCACCGACATCGCCGGCCGCATCGCCAAAGGTGAAAAGCTGCGCGTGCTGGGCATCACCAGCCGCTACACGACGTTCCTGCAGCACTCGATGCGCGACTGGCTCTCCAGCTTCCGCGCGTTGGGTCACGAGACCAAGCTGGTCATCGAGGCGGCCGACTTCCACACGAACAACAACGTCGTCTACCTGGGCGATGTCGCAGCGTTCCGGCCCGACCTCATCGTCATCATCGATCACTACCGCGCCGAATACGCCGGCCTGCCCGCCGGTGTGCCCGTGGCGATGTGGGTGCAGGACCGACTGCCGAATATCTTCAACCCCGCCGCCGGCGCCGCCCAGGGGCCGCTCGACTTCTGCCTTGGGTTCGGTCGACTGCATTTGTCGCAGAACCACGGCTACCCGGCTGATCGCTTCCTGCCCGCGCCGATTGGTGTGAACGAACATCGCTTCAGCACCGCTGCGATCAGCGATGCCGAGCGGGCGCGCTTCGCGTGCGACGCGTCGTTCGTCAGCCACCACAGCACGCCCGCCGAAACACTGCTGGCCAAGCAGCTGGAACAGATCGCGCAGCCGGAATCGAAACGGCTGATGACCGAGGTGTTCGAATGCATGCGCGCCCACTACGAAGGTGGTGGCGACGTGCTCGTGGACGCAGCCATTCGGCGAATCATCAACGAGACGGCAACGTCGCTCGGCCTGTCGGTGCCCGCCAGCCAGTTGCCGACGATCGAGCACTTCTTCAGCCAACCGATCGCCAACGCGCTCTTCCGCCACACGTCGCTGAAGTGGGTGGCCGACAGCGGTGTCAACCTTCACCTGTACGGCCGCGGGTGGGAGAACCACCCGTACTTCAAGCGCTTCGCCCGCGGCGTCGCCGACAACGCATCGCAACTGGCCAGCATCTACGGCGCCAGCACGATCAACCTTCAGATCACCCCGTTCGGCGCAGTCCACCAACGGCTGCTGGACGGGCTGGCAGGTGGCGCGTTCTTCCTGGCCCGCTACAGTCAGGGAGACGCGGTGGGCGCGCATTACGTTGCCCTATGGAACGCCTGCGTTGCGCGAAACATCACGAACGATGCGCAACTGTCACGCGAAACGGCCACGGATGCGGACCTCGCAACGCTCGTGCAAAACGTGCTGTCATTCGAAGGCTCCGACTTCGCGACCTGCGGCTTCAAGCTGTACGACGTGACGGCCGCCCATGCGGACAGCGACTTTATGGTCGCCGCGGGCAGCATCTGGCCGGAGTACGGCGACATCGCGTTCCGCTCGTCCGCCGACTGCGCCGAGAAACTGTCGCGATACCTGAATGACGACGCCGAGCGATTGCGCGTCGCCCGCAGCATGCGCGCAACGATGATCAACCGCGCCAGCTACACGAACACCTCGCGCCGATTGCTGAACCTGATGGCCGAGCGACTGCCCCAAGCGATCGACGGCAACATCACCACGAAAGCGGTGGCGTAA
- a CDS encoding carboxypeptidase M32 has protein sequence MSTFSIYNQLLTELREIALLGTIGSVLGWDERTHLPQKGAPHRANQTSVLAKLTHQRFTAPQIGEWLAELEASTVVTAEPYGDAAVNVRHTRRAYDRATRLPTKLVQELAETAVLAEHAWADARAKSSFAQFAPWLTTMLNLKRQEAACVATPGQSPYDALLDEYEPGANAADLAIVFEHLRGQLVDIVGRIAASGRKAPNEILTRTFPVPLQEQLASAAAAAIGYDFSAGRLDTSVHPFSTDLGPGDSRITTRYYENWFGDGFFGTLHETGHSLYSQGLPSGHFGTPRGEYVSLGIHESQSRLWENLVGRSRPFWRHFFPMVKTFFADTLADVTEDQWHFAVNHIGPSLIRTEADEATYNLHILLRFELETAMLSGDLPVADLPAAWNAKMQQYLGIIPPDDARGCLQDVHWPGGAIGYFPTYTLGNLYAAQFYEQAKLDIPNLEAGFERGDFAPLLGWLRQHIHSQGKTHTAGELVQRITGQPLSSEPLLNHLKRKASELYGA, from the coding sequence ATGTCGACTTTTTCTATTTATAACCAACTGCTCACCGAACTCCGCGAGATTGCCCTTCTCGGCACCATTGGTTCCGTCCTGGGTTGGGACGAGCGTACTCACCTGCCGCAGAAGGGCGCGCCGCATCGGGCGAATCAAACTTCCGTCTTAGCGAAGCTAACCCACCAGCGTTTCACCGCTCCGCAGATTGGCGAATGGCTGGCGGAGTTGGAGGCGTCCACCGTCGTCACCGCCGAGCCGTACGGTGACGCCGCGGTCAACGTACGTCACACCCGGCGGGCGTACGACCGCGCAACGAGGCTGCCGACGAAGCTCGTGCAGGAACTCGCCGAGACCGCCGTGCTGGCCGAGCATGCCTGGGCAGATGCGCGGGCGAAGTCGAGCTTTGCCCAGTTCGCACCGTGGCTCACGACGATGCTGAACCTGAAGCGTCAGGAGGCCGCGTGCGTCGCGACGCCCGGTCAGTCGCCGTACGACGCGCTGCTGGACGAGTACGAGCCCGGCGCCAACGCCGCCGACCTCGCAATCGTCTTCGAGCACCTCCGCGGGCAGTTGGTCGACATCGTCGGCCGCATCGCGGCTTCGGGCCGGAAGGCGCCCAACGAGATCCTTACCCGCACGTTCCCCGTTCCCCTGCAGGAGCAACTCGCCAGCGCCGCGGCCGCCGCGATCGGATACGACTTCTCCGCCGGGCGATTGGACACGTCGGTCCACCCCTTCAGCACCGACCTGGGCCCGGGCGATAGCCGCATTACCACGCGCTACTACGAGAACTGGTTCGGCGACGGCTTCTTCGGCACGCTGCACGAGACGGGCCACTCGCTCTACAGCCAAGGACTGCCCAGCGGCCACTTCGGCACGCCGCGCGGCGAGTACGTGTCGCTGGGCATCCACGAAAGCCAGAGCCGTTTGTGGGAGAACCTCGTCGGTCGCAGCCGCCCATTCTGGCGGCACTTTTTCCCGATGGTGAAGACGTTCTTCGCCGACACGCTGGCGGACGTGACCGAAGACCAGTGGCACTTCGCCGTCAATCACATCGGCCCCAGCCTGATCCGCACCGAGGCCGACGAGGCGACCTACAACCTGCACATCCTGCTGCGCTTCGAACTCGAAACCGCCATGCTCAGCGGCGACCTTCCCGTCGCCGACCTGCCCGCCGCCTGGAACGCGAAGATGCAGCAATACCTCGGCATCATCCCACCCGACGACGCCCGCGGCTGCCTGCAGGACGTCCACTGGCCCGGCGGCGCGATCGGCTACTTCCCCACATACACCCTCGGCAACCTCTACGCCGCCCAGTTCTACGAGCAGGCGAAGCTCGACATCCCCAACTTGGAAGCCGGCTTCGAACGCGGCGACTTCGCCCCGCTGCTCGGCTGGTTGCGCCAGCACATCCACAGCCAAGGCAAGACCCACACCGCCGGTGAACTCGTACAACGCATCACCGGGCAGCCGCTATCATCTGAGCCATTGCTGAACCACCTGAAACGCAAGGCGAGCGAGTTGTACGGTGCATAA